The nucleotide window CTTCGAGTTCAACTCCTACAACCGCGTGGAGGTGTCGCTGTCGGACGTGACGGACCGGCTGGCGCGCCAGAAGGTAATTCGGGACATGACGTCGGTGGCGCAGGGCGTGGGCGAGATGGAGCGCAATGCCAGCGGCAAGCCTACTGTGCCGGTGTTTGCCTCGGAGGTGCTGTCGCGCTACTACGTGCGCCACCGGCCCAACCGGGAGCGGGAGGAAATCAAGCACTCCCAGCTGCACGGCGTGGCCCCGCGCGACGGCTCAGTCCTCTCGCAGGTGCTGGGCTCCTCGTTTCAGGACTACGACTTCTACCCCAACTGGCAGATTGTGATGGGCAAGGACTTTATGTCGCCCATTGCCGATGGCTGGCGCATCACCTACGACTACGACCTCGAAGACTCCGTGTACGTGGGCCAGGACCGTTGCTACCAGCTGAAAGTGTGGCCGCGCCGCGCTCAGGACCTGGCCTTCACCGGCCGCATCTGGATTACAATGAACTCGTACGCCCTGCGGCGGGTGGACCTGACCGTGGACCCCAAGGCTAACATCAACTTCGTGGATCAGATTCGGGTGTACCAGGATCTGACGCCCAGCGCGGCCGGGCCGTGGCTGCCGCTGCGCACCCGCGTGGTGGTGGGCCTGAAACCCACCAAAAAGCAAACCGGCCTGCTGGTGCGCTTCAACACCACTAACTCGGGCTTTGATGTGGAGCACCCGCACGAGGCCAAATTCTACGACCAGCCGTTTGCCTCGGCTACCGATGCGCTGGAAGTTCCGGCCGGTTTCTGGGAGCAGCACCGGCCCGATACGCTTACGGCCCAGGAGGTACGCACGCTTACGGCCCTCGACTCGGTGGGCAAGCTGCGCTCCGTGCGCTCTACCCTGGAGCTGGCCGATTTGCTGGTGACGGGCTACAAGCAGGTGGGCAAGTTTGAGCTGGGCCCGGTACCAAGTGTCTTCACCTACAACAACGTGGAGGGCGGCCGGATTCAGGCCGGTTTCCGCACCAGCGGCGACCTGAACCCCAACTGGTTTGTGCGCACCTACGTGGCCTACGGCACCAAGGACCAGGATTTCAAGTACGGCCTGACCGGCTACCGCGTGCTCAACCGCCGGAACTGGACGCTCCTGGGCTTTGAGCGCAGCCACGATGTAGACCAGGTGGCCTTGCTCGACAACGGCTACGCCACCGAAAACCCCTTGTTCGATGCGGCTGTGCGCTTTGGCAACATCAAGCCGGGAAGGCCGCTGTGGCGGCAGGTGACGGGGGTTTCGGCCCAGTCGGATTTGTTTCACGGCTTCAGCCAGAAGATTACGCTCCGTCATCAGCGCTTCGACCCGCTTTACGACTTTGCCTACTACACCAGCGCCGACCACGAGCCTGGCGCTCCCCCACGGCCGACAAGTTTGCCTTGTCGGAGGTAATTCTGGAGTCGCGCTACGCCCCGGACGAAACCGTGATTCAGAATAAGAACCGGCGCTACGCGGTAGGGCTGGCCAAGTGGCCGGTGTTTACGCTGCGCTACACCCGCGGCTTCGATGGCGTGCTGGGCAGTGACTTCGCCTACCACAAGTTCAACCTGCTGGTGACGCACAGCCTGCAGCTGGGCCAGTTGGGCCGCACCGAGTACATTGTGGACGCGGGCTACATTCCGAGCACCATTCCGTACCCGGTGCTGAAAAGTCACCTCGGCAATGAGTCGCCCATCTACACTACCAGCGCCTACAACCTGATGCGCTACTTCGAGTTTGTGAGCGACCGGTACGCGTCTCTGCACTTCGAGCACTATTTCGAGGGGCTGTTCATCAACTCGGTGCCATTGCTGAAGAAGCTCGACTGGCGCCTGCTGGCCTCGGGCAACGTGCTCTACGGCGGCGTAAGCCAGGCCAACCGCAACGCCACCCCGCTGGTAGACGAAAACGGCGCGGCCCTGCCCACCTTCCGGCCGCTGGACAGCAAGCCCTACGTGGAGCTTGGCTACGGCGTAGAAAACATCTTCAAGGTATTCCGGGTCGATTTCATCCACCGCCTCACCTACCGCGACCTGCCCGAGGTGAAAACCTTCGGCGTGAAAGTGTGCGCGCAGTTCAAACTATAAACCTTCCGGACGTTTCTCCCTCTGCTGCCTCCGCGTGCCATTTGTGCATAGCGGAGGCAGCCGCGTTTCAGAGGCCTGCAGAGCCTTTCGGCTGTGGCCTAAAGAAAGGGCGAGCGGCTGAAAGTATAGTTGAGGTAGAGCAGGTAATTTGCGGCCACTCCCTGTCTTCCTCACCCATGGCTTCCTCCGAAAACATCTATACCCCGTCCCAGCAGTACGTACTGCTGATTTTGTGCCTGGTAGCGCTGGCTGCCCTCATTCTGGTAGGACTGGGCAGCTACATTACGGCGTTTCTGGGGGCGGGCATTCTGTATGTGGTGCTGCGGCCGTGGTTTCAGGCCCTGGTGCACCGGCGCCGCTGGAACAAGCAGGTGGCTACGGCGGGCCTGCTGCTATTTGCCTTTGTGGTCATTATTCTGCCCTTCACGGCCCTCACGCTCATGCTCGTGAGCCGCATCCGACTGTATGCCCAGGATACCAGCCAGATTATGGCCGTCCTGCACAAAATCGAGCAGAAAACCGGCTACGCCATTACCACCGAGCAGAACGTGCGCGGCCTGGTGCAGCAAAGCGTAAGCTGGCTCAGCCAGCGTATTCCGTCCCTGGCCACCGGGCTGCTGCACTTCACCGTCATCATTGGGCTGATGCTGTTCACGCTTTACTTCATGTATACGCAGGAACAGGGCTTCCTGCGCGGCCTGCGGCGCTACCTGCCTTTCCGCCCGAATACCCTGCACGAGCTGGGCGAGTCGCTTAAAAACAACGTAAATGCCAACGTACTCGGGCAGGCGCTTATCTCGCTGGTGCAGGCGCTGCTCACGGCCCTCACGCTGCAGCTATTTGGCGTACCCGATGCCATTTTCTGGGGCGTAGTGAGCTTTTTTATGGCTTTTATCCCGGTGCTTGGCACGCCCTTGGTGTGGGGGCCGGCGGCCATCATCAAGCTTTCCCAGGGCCACACCGGCCAAAGCGTGGGCATCCTGCTGATTGGCGTCATCGTCATCATGAACATCGACAACCTGCTGCGCATCCTGCTGGCGCGCCGCATCGGTAATATTCACCCGCTGATTACCCTGGCCGGCGTGGTGCTGGGGGTCGAAATTTTCGGGATTCTGGGGCTGGTACTGGGGCCGTTGCTGCTCTCCTATTTTATCGTACTCATCAAAGTATTTGAGCGCGAAAACCGTATCCGTCGCCGTACCGTGCGGGCTGAGAGACTACACTAATTAGTTAGGTCGTTAGCATTTGCCGCCGATTCAACCACCCCTGGCCCCTCCTTCAAATAAGGAGGGGAACTAGTTTTTTAGCTGGTAACTCTCAGTCAGTCAAGTTTCGGTGAGGACGGTTTTGAAGCCGGCCAGCTGGCCGCCTTCGGCCTCGCCCAGCGCCAGCACCGGCACCTGCGGGCCGGTGCCAAAGCGGTATACCTGCACGCTGTTCAGCTCCTGTTTCAGGTACATCTGCAGGGCCTTGAAGCGGTCGGCCAGGGCCGGGTCGCCCAGCACGCCATCGTCGGCAGTGTGGTTGCGCAGGAAGTACGTCAGCTCCAGCTTCTCCACCTTTGTATCGGCGGGCTGGTCGGCCAGCTTGCGCAGGGCGGCATCGGTGAGCTGACCGGCGGGCGCGGCGTAGCTCACGGCCTCCAGCGGCGCTTCCGACTCACTCACGAACTGCAAGCCCTGCGTGAGTTGGCGAAGCTGTTCGAGCGTGGCATCAGAGGTTTCGTCGGCTGGCTTTTCTTGCTTGGCAATCGGGGCAGAGGCCGTGGCTTCGGTGGTTTCGCGGCCGCCTTTGGTGTCCAGCGGCGAGGCCGGCGCGGAAGCTTCAGCGGCCGGTACCTGCGCCGCAATGGCAGCGGCCAGCTCCTGCATCCGCGCCGGCGCTACCTTAATTTTGGGGTTGGCGAAGTTCATGTCCGACACATGGTGCATCGGGATGAGGTGAATGTGGGCGTGGGGTACTTCCAGCCCGATAACGGCCACGCCAATGCGCTTGCAGGGCACGGCGGCCCGCACGCCCTTGGCCACACGCTGCGCAAACTGGTGCAGAGCAGCCAGCTCGGCCGGTGGCAAATCGAAAATGTAGTCTACTTCCTTTTTCGGAATCACCAGCGCGTGGCCTTCTACCAACGGGGTGATGTCGAGAAAAGCTAGGTGGTGCTCGTCTTCGGCCACTTTATAGGCCGGCAGCTCGCCCGCAACAATTCTAGAGAAAATGGAAGACATACGGTGAAATGGTGAGTTAGTGAGATGGTGAGTATGCTGTTCTGGCGGCGCGCAGTCGGTGGCGTTAAAGTACGGGGCAAAACGCAAAAGGGCGAAACCTTCCGGTTTCGCCCTTTTTTGACGCTGGATTGAAGCGAGAACATGAAACTCACCGTTTCACCATCTCACCGCTACCGGCTGATTTCCAGGATCTGAAACTGCAGCTTGCCGGCAGGTACGGTAATTTCGGCGGTGTCGCCGGCCGACTTGCCCAGCAGGCCTTTGCCGATGGGCGACTTCACGGAGATTTTGCCGGCGGCCAGGTTGGCTTCTTCCTCGGCTACGAGCGTGTAGTCGAGCACCATGTTGTTTTTCAGGTTCTTGAGCTTCACTTTGCTCATGATGAGCACTTTGGTCAGGTCAAGGTTCGTCTCGTCGAGCAGGCGGGCATTGCCCACAACCTCCTCCAGCTTGGAAATCTTCATTTCCAGCAGGCCCTGTGCTTCCTTCGCGGCATCATACTCGGCGTTTTCGCTCAGGTCACCTTTGTCGCGGGCTTCGCGCAGGTCTTCGGCAGCTTTGGCGCGGCCCCGGATTTTGAGGTCCTGCAGCTCGTCCTTCAGCTTCTGCAGGCCTTCGGGAGTATAATAATTTATGGTTGCCATGGTTGGGTGATGGTAAGCTCAAAAAACAAGGAGAACGGCCAGCGTGGCTGGCCGTTCTCCCCCGACAGGTTTAGGCAAATATACGAAACCTGCGCGAATACTGCTAGCCCGTTCCCGGCGGGGCAACGTCCTTCTGGCGGGTTTTGCATGCAAAAACTCCTCTTCCGCTGCTTTAGCTGCCTGCAGCCTCCAGCTACGAGCGGCTTCGCAGAAACGCCTGAATCTTGCTGGCCAGCACCTGGTTTATCCGCTCGTAGGACTGGTACGACCAGCCGCCCACGTGCGGGGACAGCACCACGTTGGGCGCCGCCGCTAGGAAGTCGAAACGGGCCTGCTGCTCTGGGGTGAACGTGCTCAGCTTTTCATTTTCCAGCACATCCAGCGCCGCCCCTCTGATCTGCCCGCTCTGTAGTCCTTGCACCAGCGCGGCGTGGTTTAGCACCTCGCCGCGGGCCGTGTTCAGCAGCCAGACGGGGTTGCGGAAGCCTTGCAACACCGCCGACCCAATGAAGTGGTGGTTGGCAACTGAGTACGGGATATGCAGGCTCACTACCTCGGCGCGGGCCTGCAGCTCGGCCAGCGGCGCGGGCGTGGCGTAGTGCCCGTAGTCGCAGGCGGGGTCGTGGTCGTAGGCAAGCACGGTGCAGTCGAAAGCGGCGAGGCGGCGCGCAAAAGCCTTGCCCATGTGCCCGTAGCCGATGAGGCCCACTGTTTTGCCGCCCAGCTCCTCGCCCCGGTTGGCCTCGCGCCGCCACTGCCCGGCCCGTACTTCCTGGTGGGCGCGTGGGATGTGGCGCAGCAAGGCCAGCAGCAGCCCAATGGCGTACTCCCCCACGGCGTCGCGGTTGCCTTCGGGCGCATTCAGCAGCGTAATGCCGGCCGCCGCCAAAGCCGCTTCATCGATATTATCGACACCGGCTCCGGCCCGGGCCACGTAGCGCAGGTGCGGGCCGTGGCGGAGCAGCTCGGCCGTGATGCGCAGCTTGGACCGTACCATCAGGCCGTCGTAGGGGTGTGCGGCCAGGGCAGCGGGCACTTCGGGCGCCGTCAGGTCGGGACGGTAGTGCATTTCCACCCCGGCTTCCCGCAGGTAGTCGGGCAGGCTGGGGTGCATGTCGTCGATGACGAGGCAGAGGGACATGGTAGATTTCATTGCCAGAAATGAATCATTCACTTTCCTCAGCAGGATATTTTTCCTTCAATAAGCGGAGAGCAGTAGCGCATACAGCAGCCACTGCAACTGTCCATAACCAGGACTCAGAAATTGCCATCTCCAGTTTATGACCGTTACGCTGAAGAGACACTAGCACAACCGCGCCCAGTAGAAAAAGAAAGCTTTCTACTAGAGTAAACAATGCTTGCGCTCCTTTATCCAGCATTTGTTTTTGGTTATCTGAGAGGAATCTTTCTTTCAACCTGAGGGTGCCGCTCTGAATAAACGGCTGAAAAATAGCACCTACAAACAGAAGCAAGAACAGCCAATGAGCAGTTTCCATAGCATGAAGAACGTGTTTCTTTTGCTTTAGAGCGTTTCAAGACGGCAGTATCAAATCCTAAGTTCCTGCCTGATCCAGTTAGAATTTTACATTTCTATGCCGTCTTATGCTCTTCTACCAGCAGCGTCAGCCCCACAAAATCCTGCACGCTGAGCTGCTCGGCGCGCTTGTCGAAAATAGCGTCGGTGGTGGCTTCGGGCGGCATACCAAAGGGCTTGAGGGCGTTGCGCAGGGTTTTGCGGCGCGTCTGGAAAGCCTGCTTTACTACCCGGAAGAACAGCTTCTCGTCGCAGGCCAGGGCCACCGTTTGGTTTCGAGTGAGGCGGATAACGGCCGACTGCACCTTGGGCGGCGGGCTGAACACGTGCGGGGGCACTGTAAACAGGTATTCAATATCGTAGAACGCCTGCAGCAGCACGCTCAGAATGCCGTAGGTTTTGGAGCCGGGCCCTTCGGCCAGGCGGTCGGCCACTTCCTTCTGAATCATGCCCACGCACTCGCGCACCTGCTGGCGGTGGGCCAGCACCTGAAAGTAAATCTGGGAGCTAATGTTGTAGGGAAAGTTGCCGATGATGCTGAAAGGCTGCCCGGGGTAGAGCTTGCTCAGGTCCATCTTCAGGAAATCCTGGGAATGGATGCGTTCCTCCAGCGCCGGGTAGTGCTGGCGCAGGTACGCCACCGAGTCGCGGTCAATTTCCACCACGGAGGTGCGGTACTCGGGGTGCTGGAGCAGCGTTTGGGTGAGCACGCCCATGCCCGGCCCAATTTCCAGCACTTCCGTCACGCCATCGGGCAGGCGCAGGGCCTCCACAATGTTGCGGGCAATGTTGGGGTCGTTGAGAAAGTGCTGCCCGAGGTGCTTTTTGGCTTTGACGGAATCCATAGAGGAGAATGAAGATTGAGGCGCGGAATGAAGGATGAAAATCAAAGAATAGCCGTTGGCTTGTTCCCTATTCTTCGCGCTTCATTCCTCATGCCTAAAAGGCTTACCTTCGCGGCCTAAAGGTACAGCCGGTGCCGCTCACTCCGCGCGGCGCGGCTCCTATCTGGGTGAATTAACGGTTTATTTCCTGCTCATGCCGCTTCAGCTTGCCTACGCCGCCGACTTCCCGTCCATTGCGGATACCGTCTTTATCCTGCCTGCCGGCACCACGGAGCTTTCCGTAGAAACCGCTGCCGACCTGCCCGAGCCGGTGCGCGAGTACGTAGCCCGGCAGCTGGCCGCCGACTCCCGCCTCATCCGCATCAACCAGTACACGCACCATCACTACTACGTGGTGGCCGAGGAAAATAAAACGCTGGCCCTCAGCGCCGAATACCTGCGCAAGTGCGGCCATCAATTGTACGCCCACCTCAAGCACGACCACGTGCAGGAGCTGTTCGTGCAGGACCTGACGGGCTCCGGCGCCCTGGCCCTGGCCGAAGGGCTGGCCCTCACCGCGTATCAGTTTGAAGGCTACAAGACCGACGAAAAATCAAAGAAAGCCCCGGACCTGCAGCGCCTCACCCTGGTAGGTGCCGACGTGACGGCCGAGCAAGTGCAGGAGCTAGCCGGCGTGCTGGCCGGCGTGTATCTGGCCCGCGACCTAGTGAATGCCCCGCAAAACAAACTCAACGCCACCCAGTTTGCCGAGCAGATGGCGCAGGCGGGCACTGAGGCCGGTTTCCACGTAGAAGTACTGGATCTGGTGCGCATTGAGGCCCTGCGCATGGGCGGTTTGCTGGCCGTCAACCAGGGCAGCCCCGAGCCGCCCACGTTCACCATCATGGAGTACAAGCCCGAAGGGGCTACCAACGCGCAACCTATCGTACTGGTAGGCAAGGGCGTGGTGTACGATACTGGTGGCCTGAGCCTGAAGCCCACGCCCGGGGGCATGGATACCATGAAGTGCGACATGGCCGGCGGCGCGGCCGTGGTGGGTACCCTCTACGCCCTGGCCAAAAACCAGGTGCCCCTGCACGTCATTGGGCTGGTGCCGGCCACCGACAACCGCCCCGGCGGCATGGCCTTTGCCCCCGGCGACGTCATCACGATGTACAGCGGCCTGACGGTGGAAGTGCTGAACACCGACGCCGAGGGCCGCCTGCTGCTGGCCGATGCCCTGGCCTTCGCCAGGAAATACAACCCCGAGCTGGTGCTGGATTTTGCCACCCTCACCGGGGCCGCCGCCCGCGCCATCGGCAAGGAAGGCATTGTGTGCATGGGCACGGCCGATGAGGAAGTGCTGGACGCTCTCAAGCAGGCTGGCCACCGCACCCACGAGCGGCTGGTAGAGTTTCCGCTCTGGGATGAGTACGCCGACCACATCAAGAGCGACATTGCCGACCTCAACAACCTGGGCAAAGGCGAAGCCGGCGCCATTTCGGCCGGCAAGTTCTTGGAGCGCTTCACTGAAGGCTACCCCTGGGTACACTTCGATATTGCCGCCCCCGCCTACCTCTCCGCCCCCGACTCTTACCGCGGCAAAGGCGGCACCGGCATCGCCGTACGCCTTGCGTACGAGTTTCTGCGCAGCCGCGTGTAGCCTCTGTTACTCAGCGCAGCGCAACTCATCATCCATTAGCAAATCCAACAAATGCTTCCACGCATTGGCATATCCGTCGGCGACCTGGCCGGCATCGGGCCCGAAATCATTTACAAGACCTTTCTGGACGCCCGCCTGCTGAAATTCTGCACGCCGGTGGTCTATGGTACGGCCACCGTGCTGTTCGACGAGTTTCCGGTGCTTAAAGACGCCGAGCCGCTCACGTTCCGGCAGGTGCGCGAAGCTCAGGACATTGCGTCCGGCAAGCACAACGCCGTCACGTGCTGGGAAGAAGATTTCACGCTCACGCCCGGCCAGCCTTCCGAGGCCAGCGGCCGCGCCGCCCGCCAAAGCCTGCTGGCTGCCGCCCGCGACCTGAAGGCTGGCCTGCTCGATGCCCTCGTGACGGCGCCTATCAGCAAGGAAAACACCCAGGCCGACGACTTCCGTTACCCCGGCCACACCGAATTCCTGACCAGCTTTTTCGAGGCCCGGGAAAGTTTGATGCTGCTGGCTAGCGAAGACCTGCGCGTAGCCACTGCCACCGGCCACATTGCCCTTAAGGATGTGCCCAGCCGCCTGACCAAAGAGCTGCTGCAAACCAAGCTGCGCATTCTGCTGAAGTCTCTGACGCAGGATTTTGGTATTCTGAAACCGCGCGTGGCGGTGCTGGGCCTCAACCCCCACGCCGGCGAAAACGGCCTGCTGGGCACCGAGGAAGCCGAGGTAGTAGCGCCCGTGCTGCAGCGCCTGCAGGATGATGGCCACCTAGTGTATGGCCCCTACCCCGCCGACGGTTACTTCGGCACCGGCCAGTTCCGCCAGTTCGACGCCACCCTCTCGCTCTACCACGACCAGGGGCTGATTCCGTTTAAAACGCTGGCTTTCGAGCGGGGGGTAAACTTCACGGCAGGCTTGTCCGTCATTCGTACCTCCCCCGACCACGGCACGGCGTACGGGCTGGCCGGGCAGTATAAGGCCGATGAAACGTCCTTCCGCGAGGCCCTGTACCTGGCCTGCGACCTGGTGCGCCGACGGCGGGAAGCAGCCCAATAAGGCTTCTATGCACTACGTGCTTGGTTGAACTCGGCACCGACCGGCGCAGCAACTGCGTCAGCCGGTGCTTGTTTTTTGGCTGGTTGAGGATCCCGAAAAAGATACATATCCACGAAGAATATTTCGTTTTTGAAAAGATTGTTTGCGGTTTCAAAACTATGCCGTAGCTTTGCAGCCTGCTTTTTCGGAATAAGCCGAAAGCGGCCTGTTTGCTTTCTATGACGCTGCATACGCCTGCCGACTACCGTACTGCCCTGCGCCGCCTTGATGCGCTGGTGGCTGCGGGCATTGAGGGCAATGCGGCGCTGGAAACCGAGTTTCGGGAGCTGATTGTGGCCCTGGACACGTACGAGAGCAAGCTGGGGCTGCTGCCCATTCCGAATCTGCCGACGTCTTTAGCCGAAATGATTGAGCTGAAGCGCCAGCAGATGCGGCTCAAGCAAAAAGAGCTGGCCCAGCTGCTGGAAGTGCCCGCCGGGCGCCTCTCACAGATTCTGAGCGGCAAGCGGCGCGTGACGCTCGATCTGGCCAAGCGCCTCTACGAGCGGCTGGGCATTCCATCGGACTTCATTCTCAAGAACGCCTGACTTACCTGCCACCTTCGCTCCCGCACTTTCAACCCGGCGAAAACTTCCTACTTTTGCCCCCTGCTACCAACCTGAACCGTGAAAAAGGACGCTCAATACGATCTGGCAATTGCCAAGCTGGCCGACAAGACGCACCACTTTGCGTTTGAGCTGGACCGGGCCTTTTTCGAGCAGTTCGAGCAGCAGCTCATCCCCGATGGCAAGCTGCACGCCGATGTAACGCTGCACAAAACCGACCGTCTGCTGACCCTGGACTTCGACATCACGGGCACCGTACGCCTAGTGTGCGACCGAAGCCTGGACGAGTACGACCAGCCCCTGGACGTGCATGAGCAGCTGCTGGTGCGCTACGGCGACCGGGAGATAGAGCTGGATGACAACGTGCTGCAAATCACGCAGGACACCCAGACGCTGCCCATTGCCCAGCACCTGTTCGACTACATTGGCCTGGCCCTGCCCATGAAGAAGCTGCACCCGCGCTTCCAGAATGAGCCCGACGAAAACCCCGATTCCGAAACCAAGCTCATCTTCACGACCCGCCAGGAAGGCGACGCCGACGACGATGATGACAACGACGGCATCGACCCGCGCTGGAACGCCCTGCGTAACCTGAATTAAGCCCGGCTTGATTCTTTCTTTCTAATTCATCCTTCATAATTTCTTTTCAAAATGGCTCATCCTAAACGCCGGACCTCCACCGCAGTCCGCAGAAAGCGTCGCACCCACTACAAGCTCACTCCGAAGCCCGTTTCCATCTGCCAGAACACCGGCGAGCTGCACCTGCGCCACAAGGCCTACGTGGTTGACGGCGACCTGTATCTGAACGGCAAAGTAGCCATTAAGGACTACGCGCCCGTAGCCGCCGCGGCCCCCGCCGACGCCGACGAAGAATAGCCTCCGCTCTTTCCAAACTGCCCTCTTCTCTCCGTTCCTCCTAGGTGAGGATGCCGGCCGTCTTTCAGCCCCGTGCGGGCCGGAAGACGGCCCCGGAGGTTCTCTCCCAGACATCTTGAACGTTCGTACATGAAGATAGCCCTGGACGCTATGGGGGGTGACTTTGCCCCGCAGGCTGCGGTCGATGGCGCGGTATTGGCGGCTAAATCCCTGGCCGGCAAAGCCCAGATAGTGCTGATTGGTCAGGAAGACGCGGTGCGCCCCCTCCTGGACCAGCACGGCGAAGCGGCCGCCGACATCCTGTTCGTTTCTGCCTCGCAGATCATCGAAATGGGAGAGCATCCGGCCAAGGCCTACCAGCAAAAGCAGGATTCCAGCATTGCCGTGGGCTACCGCATGCTCCACGCGGGCGAGGTCGAAGCCTTCTGCTCGGCCGGCAACACCGGCGCCATGCTCGTCGGCGCTATGTTTTCGGTGAAAGCCGTACCTGGTGTACTGCGCCCAGCTATTGCGAACTTCGTTCCCAAGCTGCACGGCGGCTTCGGCATCATGCTCGATGTGGGCGCCAATGCCGAGTGCAAACCCGAAATGCTGGAGCAGTTCGGCGAGCTGGGCTCTTTATATGCGCAGTATGTGCTGGGCATTGAGCAGCCTAAAGTGGGCCTGATGAACCTGGGCGAGGAAGAAGGCAAAGGCACCGCGTTGCTTCAGGCCGCTCACAACCTGCTGAAGGTGAATCCTCATATTCACTTCATTGGCAATATCGAAGGCCGCGACCTGTTCAACGACCGGGCCGACGTCATCATCTGCGACGGGTACACGGGCAACGTGCTCCTGAAGATGGCCGAGTCGATTTACGACATCATGGCCGAAAAAAACCTGCACGACCCCTTCTTCGACAAGTTCAACTACGAAGCGGTAGGCGGCTCCCCTATTCTGGGTATCAACGACAATGCCATTATCGGGCACGGCGTGAGCATGCCGGCTGCTATCTGCAACATGCTGATGCAGGGCTACCAAATGGCGCACTCGGGCATTTCCGACCAGATAAAAAACACCTTCAAGTCTTAGCGACTAAGTCCGGCCCCGGCCGGACTTTTTCTTAGCCGCGCTTTTTCGTTTATCCGTTTTCGATGAAAGTTACCGCTGCCATTACCGGAGTGGGTGCCTACGTACCCGATTACGTGCTGACCAACCAGGAGCTCGAAACGCTGGTAGACACCACCGATGAGTGGATTACCTCCCGCACCGGTATCAAGGAGCGCCGCATTCTGAAGGGCGAAGACCAGGGCACGTCCGTCATGGGCATCAAGGCCGTGGAGCAGCTGCTGGCCAAAACCAACACCCGGGCCGAGGAAATTGACCTGCTGATTTGCGCCACCACCACGCCCGACATGGTGTTTCCGGCCACGGCCAACCTCATTACGGCCGGCGTAGGCGCCACCAAGGCCTTTGGCTTCGATATGCAGGCCGCCTGCTCGGGCTTCC belongs to Hymenobacter sp. J193 and includes:
- a CDS encoding NAD(P)-dependent oxidoreductase, with amino-acid sequence MSLCLVIDDMHPSLPDYLREAGVEMHYRPDLTAPEVPAALAAHPYDGLMVRSKLRITAELLRHGPHLRYVARAGAGVDNIDEAALAAAGITLLNAPEGNRDAVGEYAIGLLLALLRHIPRAHQEVRAGQWRREANRGEELGGKTVGLIGYGHMGKAFARRLAAFDCTVLAYDHDPACDYGHYATPAPLAELQARAEVVSLHIPYSVANHHFIGSAVLQGFRNPVWLLNTARGEVLNHAALVQGLQSGQIRGAALDVLENEKLSTFTPEQQARFDFLAAAPNVVLSPHVGGWSYQSYERINQVLASKIQAFLRSRS
- a CDS encoding DUF5686 family protein, with amino-acid sequence MSEVILESRYAPDETVIQNKNRRYAVGLAKWPVFTLRYTRGFDGVLGSDFAYHKFNLLVTHSLQLGQLGRTEYIVDAGYIPSTIPYPVLKSHLGNESPIYTTSAYNLMRYFEFVSDRYASLHFEHYFEGLFINSVPLLKKLDWRLLASGNVLYGGVSQANRNATPLVDENGAALPTFRPLDSKPYVELGYGVENIFKVFRVDFIHRLTYRDLPEVKTFGVKVCAQFKL
- a CDS encoding nuclease A inhibitor family protein; amino-acid sequence: MSSIFSRIVAGELPAYKVAEDEHHLAFLDITPLVEGHALVIPKKEVDYIFDLPPAELAALHQFAQRVAKGVRAAVPCKRIGVAVIGLEVPHAHIHLIPMHHVSDMNFANPKIKVAPARMQELAAAIAAQVPAAEASAPASPLDTKGGRETTEATASAPIAKQEKPADETSDATLEQLRQLTQGLQFVSESEAPLEAVSYAAPAGQLTDAALRKLADQPADTKVEKLELTYFLRNHTADDGVLGDPALADRFKALQMYLKQELNSVQVYRFGTGPQVPVLALGEAEGGQLAGFKTVLTET
- a CDS encoding AI-2E family transporter, translating into MASSENIYTPSQQYVLLILCLVALAALILVGLGSYITAFLGAGILYVVLRPWFQALVHRRRWNKQVATAGLLLFAFVVIILPFTALTLMLVSRIRLYAQDTSQIMAVLHKIEQKTGYAITTEQNVRGLVQQSVSWLSQRIPSLATGLLHFTVIIGLMLFTLYFMYTQEQGFLRGLRRYLPFRPNTLHELGESLKNNVNANVLGQALISLVQALLTALTLQLFGVPDAIFWGVVSFFMAFIPVLGTPLVWGPAAIIKLSQGHTGQSVGILLIGVIVIMNIDNLLRILLARRIGNIHPLITLAGVVLGVEIFGILGLVLGPLLLSYFIVLIKVFERENRIRRRTVRAERLH
- the rsmA gene encoding 16S rRNA (adenine(1518)-N(6)/adenine(1519)-N(6))-dimethyltransferase RsmA, which codes for MDSVKAKKHLGQHFLNDPNIARNIVEALRLPDGVTEVLEIGPGMGVLTQTLLQHPEYRTSVVEIDRDSVAYLRQHYPALEERIHSQDFLKMDLSKLYPGQPFSIIGNFPYNISSQIYFQVLAHRQQVRECVGMIQKEVADRLAEGPGSKTYGILSVLLQAFYDIEYLFTVPPHVFSPPPKVQSAVIRLTRNQTVALACDEKLFFRVVKQAFQTRRKTLRNALKPFGMPPEATTDAIFDKRAEQLSVQDFVGLTLLVEEHKTA
- the greA gene encoding transcription elongation factor GreA; translated protein: MATINYYTPEGLQKLKDELQDLKIRGRAKAAEDLREARDKGDLSENAEYDAAKEAQGLLEMKISKLEEVVGNARLLDETNLDLTKVLIMSKVKLKNLKNNMVLDYTLVAEEEANLAAGKISVKSPIGKGLLGKSAGDTAEITVPAGKLQFQILEISR
- a CDS encoding DUF5686 and carboxypeptidase-like regulatory domain-containing protein, coding for MKKVLLLVLLVLGVGLSVSQAQQIVFSGHVTEATTGQPVPFASIFVRGTSLGVTADENGQFRLTVNRSIDSLSAGAVGFKPLSRAVSKAPAQTINFALPGSSVSLGEVVVRAGENPAFAVLRKVQQHKKQNDKARLEAFEFNSYNRVEVSLSDVTDRLARQKVIRDMTSVAQGVGEMERNASGKPTVPVFASEVLSRYYVRHRPNREREEIKHSQLHGVAPRDGSVLSQVLGSSFQDYDFYPNWQIVMGKDFMSPIADGWRITYDYDLEDSVYVGQDRCYQLKVWPRRAQDLAFTGRIWITMNSYALRRVDLTVDPKANINFVDQIRVYQDLTPSAAGPWLPLRTRVVVGLKPTKKQTGLLVRFNTTNSGFDVEHPHEAKFYDQPFASATDALEVPAGFWEQHRPDTLTAQEVRTLTALDSVGKLRSVRSTLELADLLVTGYKQVGKFELGPVPSVFTYNNVEGGRIQAGFRTSGDLNPNWFVRTYVAYGTKDQDFKYGLTGYRVLNRRNWTLLGFERSHDVDQVALLDNGYATENPLFDAAVRFGNIKPGRPLWRQVTGVSAQSDLFHGFSQKITLRHQRFDPLYDFAYYTSADHEPGAPPRPTSLPCRR